One window of the Magnolia sinica isolate HGM2019 chromosome 19, MsV1, whole genome shotgun sequence genome contains the following:
- the LOC131235452 gene encoding protein argonaute 4B-like isoform X2, giving the protein MKQNILLVKSYKFSTPFPILFQFQLSHIFAICFFSLNRDGVSESQFTQVLNIELDQIIEALLWTKQFAIRETTNFYMCSHAGMIGTTCPTHYHVLLDEIGFSPDDLYELAHSLSYVYQRSTTAISIRLF; this is encoded by the exons ATGAAACAGAATATTCTATTAGTTAAATCGTATAAATTCAGTACTCCTTTCCCCATCCTGTTTCAATTTCAACTGTCTCATATTTTTGccatctgttttttttctttgaataggGATGGAGTGAGTGAATCGCAATTCACACAGGTCCTAAACATCGAGCTGGATCAGATTATTGAG GCACTGTTGTGGACAAAGCAATTTGCCATCCGCGAAACCACTAACTTCTACATGTGTTCACACGCAGGAATGATT GGAACAACGTGCCCTACTCACTACCATGTTTTGCtggatgagattggcttctcccCTGATGATCTCTATGAGCTTGCGCATTCATTGTCCTATGT GTATCAGAGGAGCACAACTGCGATATCAATCA GACTCTTTTGA
- the LOC131235452 gene encoding protein argonaute 4B-like isoform X1 encodes MKQNILLVKSYKFSTPFPILFQFQLSHIFAICFFSLNRDGVSESQFTQVLNIELDQIIEALLWTKQFAIRETTNFYMCSHAGMIGTTCPTHYHVLLDEIGFSPDDLYELAHSLSYVYQRSTTAISISKYRVSVMWQLPILCYKGF; translated from the exons ATGAAACAGAATATTCTATTAGTTAAATCGTATAAATTCAGTACTCCTTTCCCCATCCTGTTTCAATTTCAACTGTCTCATATTTTTGccatctgttttttttctttgaataggGATGGAGTGAGTGAATCGCAATTCACACAGGTCCTAAACATCGAGCTGGATCAGATTATTGAG GCACTGTTGTGGACAAAGCAATTTGCCATCCGCGAAACCACTAACTTCTACATGTGTTCACACGCAGGAATGATT GGAACAACGTGCCCTACTCACTACCATGTTTTGCtggatgagattggcttctcccCTGATGATCTCTATGAGCTTGCGCATTCATTGTCCTATGT GTATCAGAGGAGCACAACTGCGATATCAATCAGTAAGTACCGTGTTTCTGTTATGTGGCAATTGCCTATTTTATGTTATAAGGGGTTTTAA
- the LOC131235452 gene encoding protein argonaute 4B-like isoform X3: MFRLALLWTKQFAIRETTNFYMCSHAGMIGTTCPTHYHVLLDEIGFSPDDLYELAHSLSYVYQRSTTAISISKYRVSVMWQLPILCYKGF, from the exons ATGTTCCGCCTG GCACTGTTGTGGACAAAGCAATTTGCCATCCGCGAAACCACTAACTTCTACATGTGTTCACACGCAGGAATGATT GGAACAACGTGCCCTACTCACTACCATGTTTTGCtggatgagattggcttctcccCTGATGATCTCTATGAGCTTGCGCATTCATTGTCCTATGT GTATCAGAGGAGCACAACTGCGATATCAATCAGTAAGTACCGTGTTTCTGTTATGTGGCAATTGCCTATTTTATGTTATAAGGGGTTTTAA